In the Marinobacter sp. Arc7-DN-1 genome, AAAGCGCCTATTGAACCGAAGAAATCTCCGGGCCAATAAGCGCTTTTGCTTGAGTGACTTATTCCACGAGAATTGTGTCGCACGACACAACGCGACTCTTCCCGCTGACCTGAACCATAAGCATGGATTGCGCCAATTCTTGTTCAGGCCTTTACTCTGGCGCTTCCGACCCTTTCCCAACCTCTGCGGGGTAGCCCTGCCAAGCCTGAAAACTGCCCCTTATTCAGGCACAGGCACAGACATGGACCAGCCAAAGTGCGGGTCCCGAAGGCGGCTTCAGAGCTGAAAAGGCGATATTGCGGAATTCTCACGTGTCAAAATCGGCTTTGAACGATAATGCATCAGGATGGGTGGAAATTTGGATTTCCGCGTTTTTCATAATAAGCTGCCGCTCCTTGGACTATGGCCTTCTCTCCCATATCACTCACTGCGCAACCCATTGGATTTGACTGGCTTTACCATCCCGATGAAACGCTCATCATGGAGGCCTTTCAGTCAGGACAACGGCAACAGGGTAATTAACCATGGCAATCAAACACCTGAGGTCTGCCTTTTTTACGCATTTCCAGCCGGACCAGGCAGCCCATCTCAGTGCCGGAGACTCTCTGAGGGAGCCCGGTGGCGACTACGAGGGCCTGCACAAGCAGATGAAGCGGCTGTTTAACAGCAAGCCCGGCAAGAAATACGGACGGTTTTCCGAGGACCTGGGCGAGTGCCCGCTCAGTGCCTGGCTGAAAGACTACCTGGAAGACAGGCAAACCTTCGGCGCCATGACCGATCGCCTGTTCGGGCAGTGGCAGGAGCTGCTGACCGGCAGCCAGGAGGAGTTTGATGGCCACCTGATGATCGTGCATGACGCACTGGCCGACTCAGAGGTGGTTTATCTCTTTATCCTGGAGAACGACAGCGCCATGCGGTTTGATGGCAGTGAGTCACTGGATGCTACGGATGTGCTGAGTTTGTCCAGACTGAATCTGGCGGTTCGCATTGAGCTGGACGACTGGCGCAGCAACAACCCGGCGGAGAATTATCTGACCCTGGTCCATGGCCGCGGCACGGGTGAGCCCGGGGAGCTCTTTATTCGCCTGTGCGGGTTCACCAATCAGGTGGATGTGGAAAAAGAGACCATGACGTTCCTGGACGCGGTAGAAGCGTTCGCCAAATCCTCCGAACCGGAGAAAGCCGGCGAAGTGCGCAATAAG is a window encoding:
- a CDS encoding nucleoid-associated protein — encoded protein: MAIKHLRSAFFTHFQPDQAAHLSAGDSLREPGGDYEGLHKQMKRLFNSKPGKKYGRFSEDLGECPLSAWLKDYLEDRQTFGAMTDRLFGQWQELLTGSQEEFDGHLMIVHDALADSEVVYLFILENDSAMRFDGSESLDATDVLSLSRLNLAVRIELDDWRSNNPAENYLTLVHGRGTGEPGELFIRLCGFTNQVDVEKETMTFLDAVEAFAKSSEPEKAGEVRNKAYEFCKEQHALGEPVEIEALSGYLDENEPQRFREFASKTAELPESGVLHPDHRKVKKLVRIAGSGGGMSVSFSSDLVNQAVYYDRDKDALTITRLPRALREQLQRYLEAREE